The sequence below is a genomic window from Prosthecobacter dejongeii.
AGCAGCGATGAGCGCCATGAAGAGTGCCCTTGAGCGGTATAGCCAAGAATTTGGCGAGTATCCCGCTCCTCAAAACCCTGGCGACACCATCGCCATTGGCGACAAAACCTACGAGGTGGGTGCAGCAGCCATGCTGTATCAGGCCCTCAGTGGAGATGGTTACGACAACATCCTCCTCGCTCAGACTCCGACCAACGGCGGCACCGCCTCCTCGGACGGATCTTTGGAAGAGGCTGAATCGAAAAACGTCATGCTCACCGACATGCCTAGAGAGTTCTTCATCAACCGTGATGGACGATACTTCATGACCGATGGCTTTGGACGCCCTTTCCAATATGTAAAAGGTGCGCCTCAAGTCGCTGGTGAACAACCCACTACCATCAACTCCACCTACGACCTTTGGTCTTACGGAGACGATGAAGAAAACACCAGCGCCCGCTCCATTGACACCGTCTCCCCAGGCACTGTCAAAGACGCTAGCCAGCGCTGGATCAAAAATTGGTAGTCCCTAACTCCGCCCGCTGTGTCGGCAAAGGGCGATAAAAAATCTCATCTTTTCAGTTGAGAAACTTGCGGGGTGGCCGACTATTACCACCCCGACCCAAGGCGTTTGCGCGCGTGGCGGAATTGGTAGACGCGCTAGATTCAGGTTCTAGTGAGTAACATCGTGGAGGTTCGAGTCCTCTCGCGCGCACCACCTCAACAACTTGTTGGGGTGCCTTTCAAATGCAGGACGCTGGTTATGTTAAAAAAGCCTTCGCAGGCATTGCCCGGCGTTACATGCTGGCCAATCACGTGCTCAGTCTCGGCATTGATGTACTCTGGCGACAAAAGACCGCCCGCTTCGTCGCCGCAGCTCACCCGAAGCTCATCCTAGATCTAGCCACCGGCAGTGGCGACCTAGCCCGCGAAGTCCAAAAGCACTGCCCCCAAGCAAAGGTGTTGGGGGCAGATTTTTCCCTGCCCATGATGAGGGAAGCCCAGGCTCACCAGTTCCACCAGCTCGTCGCCGCAGATGGTACCCAATTACCTTTCCAAAACGGCGCTTTTGATGCACTCACCGTGGCCTTTGGCCTTCGTAATATGGCCTCTTGGCCAGGAGCTCTGGGTGAGATGAGCCGCGTGCTACAGGCCCAGGGTCGGCTATACGTCCTGGATTTCTCCCTCCCCACCCTCCCCATCGTTCGCCCACTTTACCTCTTTTATCTCAAAAAGATCATGCCCAGGATCGCTGGCTGGATCACTGGAGAACGCGCCGCCTACGAATACTTGTGCAGCTCGGTCGAGCGCTTTCCTTCCGGCGCAGCCATGGAACAAATGATCCGCGAAGCGGGCTTTCAAGCCGTCAGCTCCCACCGCCTTTCCTTTGGCATCGCCTCCCTCTACATCGGCTCCAAAACAGCGTGAGCCGGGACGGGTGCTGATTGCTATTTTTACAATACCAGCCAAGCCCCATCACCGCTTTTCAGAAAAGGTTGTTGGCAACCCCCGAGTGCCATCCTTAGCCGTTCATCAATCCCGCAGCGTCCTGGCTCGATTCGTGTAGAACGTCATTTGCAGGCTGAGGCTTTCGCGCGGCCCTACTGGGATGGCCACAAGGGCCACGGGGATTTTATATTCAAAATCTACTCGTGCGGGGAAGTCGCGATCAAACGCCATCAGCGGGCCACGAAATAGAAGATCTGGCCATTCCGAATAGGGGCCCGTGAAGACCTCGTGCAGGTGCGTAACCTGCGTGCTCACGGGTGTCATGATAAAACCCGCTACCGGAGTGCCTGCCTCTTTCGCCAGAGACTCCATACGGGTAAAATCGTCACGCTTTACCGGAATCCAGGCGGTCGGAGTATCTGCATACCAAGCCACGAACCAAGGTGCATCGGAAAACAATAACTCGTTAGGCTCAATGAGACGACGCACCAGCGAGACGCGATCCGGCACATAAGGCGGCCAGTGAGGATAGATACGATTGCGCAGCGTGAGGCCTAACTTTACCTGAGCAGGCAGCACATTCAGCAGCGGCAGCGCCGTCAGCCCGAGAGCGAGAAAGGCGTAACCCCAGCGTGTCCACAAACCCTGGCCCGTGGGGTAAAGGCGTGCCCAAAGGATGGCTAACATAGCGCTCCCATAAATACTGAGACCTGGGATGAGAAGCGGGTAAAAGGCATTGTCATCTCGCTGCTCTCCCGGCAACCCCACAAAACCCATGGCCAGTGCTACACAGAGACATAATACCCCTAGGCTGAGCCGAAGTGTGGCCGCTTCCGTTCGGCGAAAGCGGTGCATCAGCGCCGCTACAAACGCCATCGCCGGTAGAACGTAGCCCAGATAAGTGGGTAGGCTGCCCAGTTGAGATTGCCAGTTTTGCAGCAGTTTTCTCAGCAAGTCGGCCACCTGCACAGGCGGCATGGTGAGGGCAAACTGACGCTGCAGCAGGCTCCCATCCAGGGACAAAAGGTGAGCTTGGAAAAGGGTCTTCGCCGCCCCGAGAGGGTCACCACAGCGCTGCTGAAGCCACCAGCCCCAGCCAGCCAGGGCGAGTGCTGGGAAAATGCCCACCAGGAGTGCCCCGCTTCGCCTTTGCGGTAGCCCCACCACCGTGGCCAGCACCAGGGCCAGAGCCAACCACACCGCCAACCAGTGAGTTAGCACCAACAACGCGGCCACCAGACCTAAAAGTAATAAGGACAGCGTGCTGGATTTGCCTTCCTGGGATGACACTGCCGCAGAAACCAGCAAGCGAAAAGCCACCGCCACCAGTGGCAGCAGCGTGGCCACAGGGCTGCCACTCACAGCCAGGTCCCACAGCGGTTCACAAACCAGCAGCGCCAGCACGGCCACCGCAGCCACCTTTTCATCAAAAAGCACGCGGGCGGCCCCGTGAGTCCACAGCAGCGTAAGCAGCAGCCCCACCACCCCATAACAGGCGATGACACGATCCAGCAAATAAATCGAACCCTGGCTGCGTGGCTCATACGCCAGATGATCCTGTAGGAGGCGAAAGGCTGGGGCCCAAAGCATGGGCTGCAGAGGCGGTTGCGTGATGTCCGCCATGCCTGCAGGGGAAGCCGGTGCCCTGGCCTCATTCAGCAGCGCCCAGGCATACGGACGGATCACCTTGGTCTGGAAAACATTTCCCCGCGCCAGTTCCCGGGCTACCTGCGCCTGCTCCATCCCCGCCGGACTACTGAGCCCCCGAAATGTGATGAACACATGCACCAGCGCCAAGCCAATGGCCAGCCCATAAAAAGCGAACCTGAACAGGGGATTCCGGGCGGTGCTCGGCGGTTGGAGGGACATGAATAAAAACGCTGCTTACTGTTTGCCCTGTTTCAGCAGGATGCAATGCCGCCCCTCCAACAAAAAAATCCCTGGGCCGCACGGGGCAGACCAGGGATCAGGGGAAAGACGACCAACGCCTCGGGATAAACCCAGGCAAAATCAGGCGTACGAAGACTCCACGCGGGAGGCCACGTCACGGTAGCCATAGTCCGCATTGTAGA
It includes:
- a CDS encoding ubiquinone/menaquinone biosynthesis methyltransferase yields the protein MQDAGYVKKAFAGIARRYMLANHVLSLGIDVLWRQKTARFVAAAHPKLILDLATGSGDLAREVQKHCPQAKVLGADFSLPMMREAQAHQFHQLVAADGTQLPFQNGAFDALTVAFGLRNMASWPGALGEMSRVLQAQGRLYVLDFSLPTLPIVRPLYLFYLKKIMPRIAGWITGERAAYEYLCSSVERFPSGAAMEQMIREAGFQAVSSHRLSFGIASLYIGSKTA
- a CDS encoding type II secretion system protein, which gives rise to MKSHPRKLVPAGFTVIELLVVITIIALLFALTIGGFTYAQKSAARSRTTAAMSAMKSALERYSQEFGEYPAPQNPGDTIAIGDKTYEVGAAAMLYQALSGDGYDNILLAQTPTNGGTASSDGSLEEAESKNVMLTDMPREFFINRDGRYFMTDGFGRPFQYVKGAPQVAGEQPTTINSTYDLWSYGDDEENTSARSIDTVSPGTVKDASQRWIKNW